Proteins from a single region of Platichthys flesus chromosome 16, fPlaFle2.1, whole genome shotgun sequence:
- the LOC133971562 gene encoding myosin phosphatase Rho-interacting protein-like isoform X2: MFVPDKAPLSMRRRRVGERSVFVELTAEQRFMTGNMSGEKASSPCNKFQANIFNKSKCQNCFKSRELHLMSDHDKEQAKPIYGGWLCLAPEGTDFDNPMQRSRKWQRRFFILYEHGSLRFALDELPSTLPQGTVNLNLCTEIADAEPRTGQRNALCIVTSEQEIFIRGDNKEIINGWSEQLSVYLRTNKHYQKKKRKVEPVAAQEPSPAKMAATDPVQSSCGRWQEEQRGRGPDVTPVWTVTDTEAPGPEQTPADPASAFLCPLSRDPLTLNGDGRIQNPVLDSVAIGNITQLVQASTSSNNKIQDRSGGTAERIVGLDATNKEQQGGAAVSSRGRSEARNSKRENLHSCGDLTQLSTPPPQRRAKSLDRRTSDTVMTPDLLNFKKGWMVKLDEKDQWKKYWFVLSIDSLRFYRDSITEEASDLEGEIDLARCYNVSEFQVQRNYGFQIHTLMAVYTLSAMTAGIRRNWIQSLMKNVNPANTPDVTSLPGHHAPRSAPEALPKPDVTRDSRSTDVSTERDPHHKPRSVLERRREGRYKTYDWAEFRPQNKSMLESDHQRDKSPCSVEVVELDRNRRREERRRRYENMLGSSLSWDKAGGKTDNGGVRALSPESQQRVEEEIEECWMQVEKTVFRLDRTVPLFTEAKDTVEMENMLNGYRNGVEDLKLQLAESERQRLELEAQLSPVGDHQQVTLTDPPLGPEEDFCPLDTNEDLSNCQTLSLKEAYEDTREVSQQQIITAQDMTEQLSLEPPSSQPQQTPSIWLHDTEGNFQELGEFLPEGVATLFSATSDSQNILSHSDGRLFELNSGDTAADHLNQLDREDSPLSPPTATQINNSEYNSIPCIIGKPSEGDDSLVNCLIEQHILPDQAMVRRLSQEVELLTSQNGALNQRNQEMLNQLTEADREIERLKAELSSRYTEAHHLPEVEQQGNMRAEDLERELSLRNQELLEAQTLITSLTEAMLQLNVEEEEAGGEKHDPKSEGYLLRCFEAIEAKTTELERHINRSETNYGELQVQNVELKEAEMFYHQRAAEAEADIRRLNQELEAKRFRHEKKSVSGEERIRQVIEGMVMRLDAVEKLLEAIGKLDYGKEREDEETMPAIVSQLKWEEDFWSLLFNEFGASTSQSNEEKCVEALLREVAEHMVVERQVLLLGHYLLSGIDSCTNEGREGVKDLDVIWNTASVTVTETQKTDENRMFDSINQLCHIEHFKATTQMKRSLLNRVSSAPEKLQLIAESCGDIHVSEHHWFGLIHSAATEALYCFHLKRLQSKCEKQLEETKRKLLNCSSCVKLTEENRELKARLSNLEEQQASTCGDTRNMCCQTDEISPQDTGMELQITQAGIVDQIGEEEMVESSLNCTDVPFLSKENSEDSVESQQESDPNTEMEQVLVLRRRVKELEELLSVTLEEMSQEFEGKMICVQMQHDKETEKLKVTCQQGFISMEQSHLKVLEELQRRHQQEVERLLMERDRLLEEESSATATAIEAIKNAHRLELEREVQRRCQSENSNENNVLEIMQRQHSEELASYQRELEVLSQQFCLKCLENGHLVQALDAERRALCQCQQENQDLRTRNQELSSHLAAEITRLCSLAKQDELPFSQGMDIYEMEITLRVKESEVQCLKQEITSLKDELQSAQRDKRNATKKYKDLFTELSIVRAKSDRDVDELRENLKLAHHALDQTSP, from the exons ATGTTTGTCCCGGACAAGGCTCCTCTCTCAATGCGGAGGAGACGTGTTGGCGAGCGGTCTGTGTTCGTAGAGTTAACCGCCGAGCAGCGCTTCATGACCGGCAACATGTCCGGAGAAAAGGCGTCGAGTCCCTGCAACAAGTTCCAGGCGAACATCTTTAACAAGAGTAAATGTCAGAACTGCTTCAAGTCCCGGGAACTGCATCTGATGAGCGACCACGACAAGGAGCAG GCAAAGCCCATCTATGGCGGCTGGCTATGTCTGGCTCCTGAGGGGACAGACTTCGACAACCCAATGCAGAGGTCCAGG aaATGGCAGCGGCGCTTCTTCATCCTGTACGAACACGGCAGCCTGAGATTCGCCCTCGATGAACTG CCCAGCACTTTGCCACAGGGGACGGTGAACTTGAATCTGTGCACAGAGATCGCAGACGCCGAGCCCCGGACGGGTCAGAGGAACGCGCTCTGCATCGTCACGTCAGAGCAGGAAATATTCATCCGTGGTGACAATAAAGAGATCATCAATGG GTGGAGTGAACAACTTTCGGTGTATCTACGGACCAACAAACATTATCAGAAGAAAAAACGCAAAGTGGAGCCTGTCGCCGCACAG GAACCCAGTCCAGCAAAGATGGCTGCGACAGATCCAGTACAGTCCAGCTGTGGTCGGTGGCAGGAAGAGCAGCGGGGCAGGGGACCGGACGTGACCCCCGTCTGGACTGTCACAGACACTGAGGCCCCGGGCCCGGAGCAGACCCCTGCAG ACCCCGCGTCAGCCTTCCTGTGCCCGTTGTCCAGAGACCCTCTGACCTTGAATGGTGATGGCAGGATTCAGAACCCAGTTTTGGATTCGGTGGCCATCGGTAACATCACCCAGCTGGTCCAAGCGTCAACAAGCAGCAACAACAAGATCCAGGACAGAAG TGGCGGCACAGCAGAGAGGATTGTGGGATTGGACGCCACCAATAAAGAGCAACAAGGGGGGGCAGCCGTTTCCAGCAGGGGCAGGAGTGAGGCTCGCAACAGCAAACGAGAG AACCTACACTCATGCGGAGACTTAACCCAGCTGAGCACACCCCCTCCTCAGAGACGAGCCAAGTCTCTGGACCGCAGAACGTCAGACACTGTCATGACT CCGGATctattaaactttaaaaaaggcTGGATGGTGAAGTTGGATGAAAAGGACCAG TGGAAGAAATACTGGTTTGTGCTGTCGATTGACAGTCTGAGGTTCTACAGGGACTCGATAACTGAGGAG GCGTCGGATCTGGAAGGAGAAATTGACCTGGCTCGATGTTATAATGTGTCTGAGTTTCAGGTGCAGAGGAACTATGGCTTTCAAATCCAC ACCCTGATGGCCGTCTACACATTGTCAGCCATGACTGCAGGAATACGCAGGAACTGGATCCAGTCTCTGATGAAAAATGTTAATCCAGCTAACACTCCTGATGTAACAAG TTTACCTGGCCACCACGCTCCCCGCAGTGCACCTGAAGCCCTCCCTAAACCAGATGTGACTCGAGACTCTCGCTCCACTGACgtctccacagagagagacccTCACCACAAACCCAGGAGTGTGTTGGAACGGCGGCGGGAAGGACGCTACAAAACTTACGACTGGGCTGAGTTCAGACCTCAGAACAAGTCGATGCTGGAGTCTGATCATCAGAGAGATAAATCTCCCTGCTCAGTGGAGGTGGTCGAACTGGACAGAAACAGGAggcgggaggagaggaggaggaggtacgAGAACATGCTGGGCTCCTCTCTGAGTTGGGACAAGGCTGGTGGCAAGACGGACAATGGTGGCGTCAGAGCACTGAGTCCCGAATCccagcagagagtggaggaagagaTAGAGGAGTGCTGGATGCAGGTGGAGAAGACTGTGTTCAGACTGGATAGGACTGTCCCACTGTTTACTGAAGCCAAAGACACTGTGGAGATGGAGAACATGCTGAACGGCTACAGGAACGGG GTTGAGGATCTGAAGCTACAGCTGGCAGAGTCGGAGCGCCAAAGGCTTGAGCTGGAAGCACAGCTGAGTCCAGTGGGGGATCATCAGCAGGTCACACTG ACGGATCCTCCTCTGGGTCCTGAAGAAGATTTTTGTCCATTGGACACAAATGAAGATTTGTCAAACTGCCAAACACTGAGCCTGAAAGAAGCATACGAAGACACCAGAGAggtgtcacagcagcagatcattACTGCACAGGACATGACGGAGCAGCTCAGCCTAGAACCACCTTCGTCCCAGCCTCAGCAGACGCCAAGCATCTGGCTGCATGACACAGAAGGCAACTTCCAAGAGCTGGGAGAATTCCTTCCTGAAGGTGTAGCCACTTTATTTTCAGCTACATCAGACAGTCAAAACATTCTGTCTCACAGTGATGGACGACTGTTCGAGCTAAACTCTGGTGACACAGCAGCCGACCACCTGAATCAGCTGGACAGAGAAGACAGTCCGCTGTCTCCCCccacagcaacacaaataaataacagtgaATACAACTCAATTCCATGCATTATAGGGAAGCCATCAGAGGGAGACGACAGCCTAGTCAACTGCCTCATAGAGCAGCACATCCTTCCGGACCAGGCGATGGTAAGGAGGCTGTCCCAAGAGGTGGAGCTGCTCACCAGCCAGAACGGGGCTCTCAACCAACGCAACCAGGAGATGCTCAACCAGCTGACGGAGGCAGACCGTGAGATAGAACGGCTGAAAGCAGAGCTGAGCAGCAGGTACACCGAAGCCCATCACCTTCCAGAGGTGGAGCAACAGGGGAACATGAGAGCAGAAGATCTGGAGAGGGAGCTGAGCCTTAGGAACCAGGAGCTCCTGGAGGCCCAGACGCTCATCACGTCTCTGACAGAGGCAATGCTCCAGCTGAACgtcgaggaggaagaagcaggaggGGAGAAACATGACCCGAAATCAGAGGGTTATCTGCTGCGGTGTTTTGAGGCTATTGAAGCTAAGACAACAGAGCTGGAGAGGCATATCAACCGATCAGAAACCAATTATGGGGAGCTGCAGGTGCAAAACGTTGAGCTGAAAGAGGCGGAGATGTTTTACCACCAGAGAGCTGCGGAGGCGGAGGCCGACATCAGGAGGCTGAATCAGGAGTTAGAGGCGAAGAGGTTCAGGCATGAGAAGAAAAGTGTTTCTGGTGAAGAAAGGATCCGGCAAGTGATAGAGGGGATGGTCATGAGGTTGGACGCTGTGGAGAAACTTTTGGAGGCAATTGGCAAGTTGGATTatgggaaagaaagagaggacgaggagacgaTGCCTGCAATAGTGAGTCAGCTGAAGTGGGAGGAAGACTTCTGGAGTTTGCTTTTCAACGAATTTGGAGCCAGCACTTCCCAATCGAATGAGGAGAAATGTGTTGAAGCGCTTCTCAGAGAGGTGGCAGAGCACATGGTTGTAGAGAGGCAGGTGCTGCTTTTAGGTCACTATTTACTTTCTGGGATCGATTCATGCACAAATGAGGGAAGGGAAGGTGTGAAAGATCTGGATGTTATTTGGAATACCGCAAGTGTGacagtgacagaaacacaaaagacagaTGAAAACAGGATGTTTGATTCTATTAACCAGCTGTGCCACATTGAACATTTCAAAGCAACAACGCAGATGAAAAGATCTTTGCTAAACCGAGTCTCCTCCGCCCctgaaaagctgcagctgattgCAGAAAGTTGTGGTGATATTCATGTTTCAGAGCATCACTGGTTTGGTTTAATTCACTCCGCAGCCACCGAGGCGCTGTACTGCTTCCATCTAAAGCGGCTGCAGTCAAAATGTGAGAAACAGCTTGAAGAAACTAAACGGAAACTTCtcaactgcagcagctgtgtcaaACTGACCGAGGAGAACAGGGAGCTGAAAGCAAGACTGTCAAATCTAGAAGAGCAGCAGGCGTCCACATGTGGAGATACAAGGAACATGTGCTGTCAGACGGATGAGATTTCACCACAGGACACAGGCATGGAGCTGCAGATAACACAGGCAGGTATTGTTGATCAAATTGGGGAAGAGGAAATGGTCGAGTCGTCACTGAACTGTACGGACGTCCCATTTCTGTCGAAAGAAAACTCAGAGGACAGTGTTGAATCTCAGCAGGAATCAGATCCGAACACGGAGATGGAGCAAGTTTTAGTGCTGAGAAGAagagtgaaggagctggaggagctgctgtccGTCACCTTGGAGGAGATGAGCCAAGAGTTTGAGGGCAAAATGATTTGTGTTCAGATGCAACATgacaaggagacagagaagCTGAAG GTCACATGTCAGCAAGGGTTCATCTCCATGGAGCAGTCCCATCTGAaggtcctggaggagctgcagcgcagacaccagcaggaggtggagcgCCTCCTGATGGAGAGAGACCGGCTGCTGGAGGAAGAGAGCTCTGCAACTGCGACTG caATCGAAGCGATTAAGAACGCTCACcgtctggagctggagcgggAGGTGCAGAGAAGATGTCAGTCAgaaaacagcaatgaaaacaacgTCCTGGAGATCATGCAGAGGCAACATAG CGAGGAACTAGCTTCTTACCAGCGGGAGCTCGAGGTTTTGTCCCAGCAGTTTTGTCTGAAGTGTCTGGAGAACGGACACCTGGTGCAGGCTCTGGATGCAGAGCGGAGGGCCTTGTGCCAGTGCCAGCAGGAAAACCAGGACCTGAGGACCAGAAACCAG GAGTTGAGCAGTCACCTCGCAGCAGAGATAACCAGACTGTGTTCGCTCGCCAAGCAGGACGAGCTGCCGTTCAGTCAGGGAATGGACATCTACGAGATGGAG ATAACCCTGCGAGTGAAGGAGTCTGAGGTTCAGTGTCTGAAGCAGGAGATCACATCTCTGAAGGATGAACTGCAGTCAGCACAAAGG GACAAGAGGAACGCCACAAAGAAGTACAAGGACTTGTTCACAGAGCTGAGCATCGTCAGAGCCAAATCCGACAGAGATGTGGACGAGCTGAGAGAGAACCTGAAGCTGGCTCATCACGCTCTGGACCAGACTTCACCCTGA
- the LOC133971562 gene encoding myosin phosphatase Rho-interacting protein-like isoform X1 has protein sequence MFVPDKAPLSMRRRRVGERSVFVELTAEQRFMTGNMSGEKASSPCNKFQANIFNKSKCQNCFKSRELHLMSDHDKEQAKPIYGGWLCLAPEGTDFDNPMQRSRKWQRRFFILYEHGSLRFALDELPSTLPQGTVNLNLCTEIADAEPRTGQRNALCIVTSEQEIFIRGDNKEIINGWSEQLSVYLRTNKHYQKKKRKVEPVAAQEPSPAKMAATDPVQSSCGRWQEEQRGRGPDVTPVWTVTDTEAPGPEQTPADPASAFLCPLSRDPLTLNGDGRIQNPVLDSVAIGNITQLVQASTSSNNKIQDRSSGGTAERIVGLDATNKEQQGGAAVSSRGRSEARNSKRENLHSCGDLTQLSTPPPQRRAKSLDRRTSDTVMTPDLLNFKKGWMVKLDEKDQWKKYWFVLSIDSLRFYRDSITEEASDLEGEIDLARCYNVSEFQVQRNYGFQIHTLMAVYTLSAMTAGIRRNWIQSLMKNVNPANTPDVTSLPGHHAPRSAPEALPKPDVTRDSRSTDVSTERDPHHKPRSVLERRREGRYKTYDWAEFRPQNKSMLESDHQRDKSPCSVEVVELDRNRRREERRRRYENMLGSSLSWDKAGGKTDNGGVRALSPESQQRVEEEIEECWMQVEKTVFRLDRTVPLFTEAKDTVEMENMLNGYRNGVEDLKLQLAESERQRLELEAQLSPVGDHQQVTLTDPPLGPEEDFCPLDTNEDLSNCQTLSLKEAYEDTREVSQQQIITAQDMTEQLSLEPPSSQPQQTPSIWLHDTEGNFQELGEFLPEGVATLFSATSDSQNILSHSDGRLFELNSGDTAADHLNQLDREDSPLSPPTATQINNSEYNSIPCIIGKPSEGDDSLVNCLIEQHILPDQAMVRRLSQEVELLTSQNGALNQRNQEMLNQLTEADREIERLKAELSSRYTEAHHLPEVEQQGNMRAEDLERELSLRNQELLEAQTLITSLTEAMLQLNVEEEEAGGEKHDPKSEGYLLRCFEAIEAKTTELERHINRSETNYGELQVQNVELKEAEMFYHQRAAEAEADIRRLNQELEAKRFRHEKKSVSGEERIRQVIEGMVMRLDAVEKLLEAIGKLDYGKEREDEETMPAIVSQLKWEEDFWSLLFNEFGASTSQSNEEKCVEALLREVAEHMVVERQVLLLGHYLLSGIDSCTNEGREGVKDLDVIWNTASVTVTETQKTDENRMFDSINQLCHIEHFKATTQMKRSLLNRVSSAPEKLQLIAESCGDIHVSEHHWFGLIHSAATEALYCFHLKRLQSKCEKQLEETKRKLLNCSSCVKLTEENRELKARLSNLEEQQASTCGDTRNMCCQTDEISPQDTGMELQITQAGIVDQIGEEEMVESSLNCTDVPFLSKENSEDSVESQQESDPNTEMEQVLVLRRRVKELEELLSVTLEEMSQEFEGKMICVQMQHDKETEKLKVTCQQGFISMEQSHLKVLEELQRRHQQEVERLLMERDRLLEEESSATATAIEAIKNAHRLELEREVQRRCQSENSNENNVLEIMQRQHSEELASYQRELEVLSQQFCLKCLENGHLVQALDAERRALCQCQQENQDLRTRNQELSSHLAAEITRLCSLAKQDELPFSQGMDIYEMEITLRVKESEVQCLKQEITSLKDELQSAQRDKRNATKKYKDLFTELSIVRAKSDRDVDELRENLKLAHHALDQTSP, from the exons ATGTTTGTCCCGGACAAGGCTCCTCTCTCAATGCGGAGGAGACGTGTTGGCGAGCGGTCTGTGTTCGTAGAGTTAACCGCCGAGCAGCGCTTCATGACCGGCAACATGTCCGGAGAAAAGGCGTCGAGTCCCTGCAACAAGTTCCAGGCGAACATCTTTAACAAGAGTAAATGTCAGAACTGCTTCAAGTCCCGGGAACTGCATCTGATGAGCGACCACGACAAGGAGCAG GCAAAGCCCATCTATGGCGGCTGGCTATGTCTGGCTCCTGAGGGGACAGACTTCGACAACCCAATGCAGAGGTCCAGG aaATGGCAGCGGCGCTTCTTCATCCTGTACGAACACGGCAGCCTGAGATTCGCCCTCGATGAACTG CCCAGCACTTTGCCACAGGGGACGGTGAACTTGAATCTGTGCACAGAGATCGCAGACGCCGAGCCCCGGACGGGTCAGAGGAACGCGCTCTGCATCGTCACGTCAGAGCAGGAAATATTCATCCGTGGTGACAATAAAGAGATCATCAATGG GTGGAGTGAACAACTTTCGGTGTATCTACGGACCAACAAACATTATCAGAAGAAAAAACGCAAAGTGGAGCCTGTCGCCGCACAG GAACCCAGTCCAGCAAAGATGGCTGCGACAGATCCAGTACAGTCCAGCTGTGGTCGGTGGCAGGAAGAGCAGCGGGGCAGGGGACCGGACGTGACCCCCGTCTGGACTGTCACAGACACTGAGGCCCCGGGCCCGGAGCAGACCCCTGCAG ACCCCGCGTCAGCCTTCCTGTGCCCGTTGTCCAGAGACCCTCTGACCTTGAATGGTGATGGCAGGATTCAGAACCCAGTTTTGGATTCGGTGGCCATCGGTAACATCACCCAGCTGGTCCAAGCGTCAACAAGCAGCAACAACAAGATCCAGGACAGAAG CAGTGGCGGCACAGCAGAGAGGATTGTGGGATTGGACGCCACCAATAAAGAGCAACAAGGGGGGGCAGCCGTTTCCAGCAGGGGCAGGAGTGAGGCTCGCAACAGCAAACGAGAG AACCTACACTCATGCGGAGACTTAACCCAGCTGAGCACACCCCCTCCTCAGAGACGAGCCAAGTCTCTGGACCGCAGAACGTCAGACACTGTCATGACT CCGGATctattaaactttaaaaaaggcTGGATGGTGAAGTTGGATGAAAAGGACCAG TGGAAGAAATACTGGTTTGTGCTGTCGATTGACAGTCTGAGGTTCTACAGGGACTCGATAACTGAGGAG GCGTCGGATCTGGAAGGAGAAATTGACCTGGCTCGATGTTATAATGTGTCTGAGTTTCAGGTGCAGAGGAACTATGGCTTTCAAATCCAC ACCCTGATGGCCGTCTACACATTGTCAGCCATGACTGCAGGAATACGCAGGAACTGGATCCAGTCTCTGATGAAAAATGTTAATCCAGCTAACACTCCTGATGTAACAAG TTTACCTGGCCACCACGCTCCCCGCAGTGCACCTGAAGCCCTCCCTAAACCAGATGTGACTCGAGACTCTCGCTCCACTGACgtctccacagagagagacccTCACCACAAACCCAGGAGTGTGTTGGAACGGCGGCGGGAAGGACGCTACAAAACTTACGACTGGGCTGAGTTCAGACCTCAGAACAAGTCGATGCTGGAGTCTGATCATCAGAGAGATAAATCTCCCTGCTCAGTGGAGGTGGTCGAACTGGACAGAAACAGGAggcgggaggagaggaggaggaggtacgAGAACATGCTGGGCTCCTCTCTGAGTTGGGACAAGGCTGGTGGCAAGACGGACAATGGTGGCGTCAGAGCACTGAGTCCCGAATCccagcagagagtggaggaagagaTAGAGGAGTGCTGGATGCAGGTGGAGAAGACTGTGTTCAGACTGGATAGGACTGTCCCACTGTTTACTGAAGCCAAAGACACTGTGGAGATGGAGAACATGCTGAACGGCTACAGGAACGGG GTTGAGGATCTGAAGCTACAGCTGGCAGAGTCGGAGCGCCAAAGGCTTGAGCTGGAAGCACAGCTGAGTCCAGTGGGGGATCATCAGCAGGTCACACTG ACGGATCCTCCTCTGGGTCCTGAAGAAGATTTTTGTCCATTGGACACAAATGAAGATTTGTCAAACTGCCAAACACTGAGCCTGAAAGAAGCATACGAAGACACCAGAGAggtgtcacagcagcagatcattACTGCACAGGACATGACGGAGCAGCTCAGCCTAGAACCACCTTCGTCCCAGCCTCAGCAGACGCCAAGCATCTGGCTGCATGACACAGAAGGCAACTTCCAAGAGCTGGGAGAATTCCTTCCTGAAGGTGTAGCCACTTTATTTTCAGCTACATCAGACAGTCAAAACATTCTGTCTCACAGTGATGGACGACTGTTCGAGCTAAACTCTGGTGACACAGCAGCCGACCACCTGAATCAGCTGGACAGAGAAGACAGTCCGCTGTCTCCCCccacagcaacacaaataaataacagtgaATACAACTCAATTCCATGCATTATAGGGAAGCCATCAGAGGGAGACGACAGCCTAGTCAACTGCCTCATAGAGCAGCACATCCTTCCGGACCAGGCGATGGTAAGGAGGCTGTCCCAAGAGGTGGAGCTGCTCACCAGCCAGAACGGGGCTCTCAACCAACGCAACCAGGAGATGCTCAACCAGCTGACGGAGGCAGACCGTGAGATAGAACGGCTGAAAGCAGAGCTGAGCAGCAGGTACACCGAAGCCCATCACCTTCCAGAGGTGGAGCAACAGGGGAACATGAGAGCAGAAGATCTGGAGAGGGAGCTGAGCCTTAGGAACCAGGAGCTCCTGGAGGCCCAGACGCTCATCACGTCTCTGACAGAGGCAATGCTCCAGCTGAACgtcgaggaggaagaagcaggaggGGAGAAACATGACCCGAAATCAGAGGGTTATCTGCTGCGGTGTTTTGAGGCTATTGAAGCTAAGACAACAGAGCTGGAGAGGCATATCAACCGATCAGAAACCAATTATGGGGAGCTGCAGGTGCAAAACGTTGAGCTGAAAGAGGCGGAGATGTTTTACCACCAGAGAGCTGCGGAGGCGGAGGCCGACATCAGGAGGCTGAATCAGGAGTTAGAGGCGAAGAGGTTCAGGCATGAGAAGAAAAGTGTTTCTGGTGAAGAAAGGATCCGGCAAGTGATAGAGGGGATGGTCATGAGGTTGGACGCTGTGGAGAAACTTTTGGAGGCAATTGGCAAGTTGGATTatgggaaagaaagagaggacgaggagacgaTGCCTGCAATAGTGAGTCAGCTGAAGTGGGAGGAAGACTTCTGGAGTTTGCTTTTCAACGAATTTGGAGCCAGCACTTCCCAATCGAATGAGGAGAAATGTGTTGAAGCGCTTCTCAGAGAGGTGGCAGAGCACATGGTTGTAGAGAGGCAGGTGCTGCTTTTAGGTCACTATTTACTTTCTGGGATCGATTCATGCACAAATGAGGGAAGGGAAGGTGTGAAAGATCTGGATGTTATTTGGAATACCGCAAGTGTGacagtgacagaaacacaaaagacagaTGAAAACAGGATGTTTGATTCTATTAACCAGCTGTGCCACATTGAACATTTCAAAGCAACAACGCAGATGAAAAGATCTTTGCTAAACCGAGTCTCCTCCGCCCctgaaaagctgcagctgattgCAGAAAGTTGTGGTGATATTCATGTTTCAGAGCATCACTGGTTTGGTTTAATTCACTCCGCAGCCACCGAGGCGCTGTACTGCTTCCATCTAAAGCGGCTGCAGTCAAAATGTGAGAAACAGCTTGAAGAAACTAAACGGAAACTTCtcaactgcagcagctgtgtcaaACTGACCGAGGAGAACAGGGAGCTGAAAGCAAGACTGTCAAATCTAGAAGAGCAGCAGGCGTCCACATGTGGAGATACAAGGAACATGTGCTGTCAGACGGATGAGATTTCACCACAGGACACAGGCATGGAGCTGCAGATAACACAGGCAGGTATTGTTGATCAAATTGGGGAAGAGGAAATGGTCGAGTCGTCACTGAACTGTACGGACGTCCCATTTCTGTCGAAAGAAAACTCAGAGGACAGTGTTGAATCTCAGCAGGAATCAGATCCGAACACGGAGATGGAGCAAGTTTTAGTGCTGAGAAGAagagtgaaggagctggaggagctgctgtccGTCACCTTGGAGGAGATGAGCCAAGAGTTTGAGGGCAAAATGATTTGTGTTCAGATGCAACATgacaaggagacagagaagCTGAAG GTCACATGTCAGCAAGGGTTCATCTCCATGGAGCAGTCCCATCTGAaggtcctggaggagctgcagcgcagacaccagcaggaggtggagcgCCTCCTGATGGAGAGAGACCGGCTGCTGGAGGAAGAGAGCTCTGCAACTGCGACTG caATCGAAGCGATTAAGAACGCTCACcgtctggagctggagcgggAGGTGCAGAGAAGATGTCAGTCAgaaaacagcaatgaaaacaacgTCCTGGAGATCATGCAGAGGCAACATAG CGAGGAACTAGCTTCTTACCAGCGGGAGCTCGAGGTTTTGTCCCAGCAGTTTTGTCTGAAGTGTCTGGAGAACGGACACCTGGTGCAGGCTCTGGATGCAGAGCGGAGGGCCTTGTGCCAGTGCCAGCAGGAAAACCAGGACCTGAGGACCAGAAACCAG GAGTTGAGCAGTCACCTCGCAGCAGAGATAACCAGACTGTGTTCGCTCGCCAAGCAGGACGAGCTGCCGTTCAGTCAGGGAATGGACATCTACGAGATGGAG ATAACCCTGCGAGTGAAGGAGTCTGAGGTTCAGTGTCTGAAGCAGGAGATCACATCTCTGAAGGATGAACTGCAGTCAGCACAAAGG GACAAGAGGAACGCCACAAAGAAGTACAAGGACTTGTTCACAGAGCTGAGCATCGTCAGAGCCAAATCCGACAGAGATGTGGACGAGCTGAGAGAGAACCTGAAGCTGGCTCATCACGCTCTGGACCAGACTTCACCCTGA